A single Scleropages formosus chromosome 4, fSclFor1.1, whole genome shotgun sequence DNA region contains:
- the abraxas2 gene encoding BRISC complex subunit Abraxas 2 has protein sequence MAASISGYTFSSVCYHSANSNSDHEGFLLGEVREEESFSISDSQISSTEFLQVVEVHNHEPCAHLFSFYDYTGKVSEGNLNQILKDRRKNVIGWYRFRRNTQQQMSFREQTIHKQLTQILGVPDLLFLLFSFISTANNSTHALEYVLFRPNKRYNQRVSLTIPNLGNTSQQEYKVSSVPNTSLNYAKVIKEQGAEFFDKDGVMKDIRTIFQVYSALQEKVQAVCIEVEKSERIKEKIQEEVTHLKQEIALRKRKSAEEKRLEELAAAASAEVSVAVVENSDPFPVCGLHLHNSNPEQVGKERPDTPDMPLPYSDMVPRAGPPAALLPRPQAVGSPGRPAQPNPTPGDGSSSSDLERRATGREDGESEEADGEDYSVYDNLESEPTELLSQGRAAFLRPDGDARGSQNS, from the exons GAAGGCTTCCTTTTGGGTGAGGTGAGGGAAGAGGAATCCTTCAGTATCAGCGACTCACAGATCAGCAGCACAGAATTCCTTCAAGTAGTAG AAGTCCATAACCATGAACCTTGTGCACATTTATTTAG CTTTTATGATTATACAGGTAAAGTCAGTGAAGGGAATCTCAACCAAATTCTCAAAGACCGAAGAAAA AATGTCATCGGTTGGTACCGGTTCCgaagaaacacacagcagcaaatGTCGTTCAGGGAGCAAACCATCCACAAGCAGCTGACCCAGATCTTGGGCGTGCCCgacctcctcttcctcctcttcagctTCATCTCCACCGCTAACAACTCGACGCACGCACTCGAGTATGTGCTCTTCAGACCCAACAAAAG GTACAACCAGAGGGTTTCACTCACCATCCCTAATCTTGGCAATACCAGTCAGCAGGAGTACAAGGTGTCATCCGTACCAAACACTTCGCTGAACTATGCCAAGGTGATAAAGGAGCAAGG GGCTGAGTTCTTTGACAAGGATGGAGTAATGAAGGATATCAGAACAATCTTCCAAGTTTACAGTGCCCTGCAAGAAAAAGTTCAG GCTGTGTGTATTGAGGTGGAGAAGAGTGAACGCATTAAGGAGAAAATCCAGGAGGAAGTGACCCATCTCAAACAGGAAATAGCTCTCAGGAAACGCAAGAGTGCAGAAGAGAAAA GACTTGAGGAACTAGCAGCAGCTGCATCAGCGGAGGTGAGTGTGGCTGTTGTGGAGAACTCGGATCCTTTTCCAGTGTGTGGGCTACACTTGCATAACTCCAATCCAGAGCAAGTAGGCAAGGAGAGACCCGACACCCCAGACATGCCTCTGCCATATTCGGACATGGTCCCCCGCGCTGGGCCTCCAGCAGCACTCCTCCCAAGGCCTCAGGCTGTCGGCTCTCCAGGACGGCCAGCTCAACCCAACCCAACACCAGGGGACGGGTCCAGCTCCAGTGACCTGGAAAGGAGGGCTACGGGCCGGGAGGACGGAGAGTCTGAGGAGGCTGATGGGGAGGATTACAGTGTGTATGACAACCTGGAGAGCGAACCCACAGAGTTGCTCTCTCAGGGTCGGGCTGCATTCCTCAGACCCGATGGTGATGCCCGAGGCTCACAGAACTCCTAG